The segment GCATTTTATTAAACAACTAATCTGAGGCAAATCGTACTTTAATAATAAGATATTTTCTAGGATCGATATAATTACATACAAGATAAGCATACAAGATGGGGGCGTGCGATGGCCATGTACATACCTCATAATAAACTTGCTCTCACCAGGGGCTGTAATCATAAAGCAGAGGTAGCCGTACCCAGTAGGTAGCTATGAATTACCAGGTAGCCTGTCAGTGTATTGTAACTGGAAACAGTCTCAGACCAAAGATATCGGCTCATactctagactctagagcaTCCAGTCCTGCGGACGATCTTCAACTACTCTAACAAAAGGCTGCTGGGGGCTGTAGAATACCTTCGGATTACCTCTGGTTTATGACTACGGCCCCTGGTATAAGCAAAGACTGTGACAAAAAGTATACAGAAAGGTGGGACTTCAGAGAGTGAAAAAGCGAGCGActgaggagagaaagataaaagggGAGACCAAAGTAATATTGGTCTACAAACGTGGACAACTGTGAATGAGCGAAGGTTCCTGTCAATCTAATATACTGTGGAGGCCGACACGCATCAGCAAACGTCGGGTTATCGTTGCTGCAGTGGCGGTCGCTGTCTGTCGCTGCATGTCGTCAGTACTGTGGCTGTGCTGGCTCCTCCTGCTGGAGACTTGGAGTCCGGATCAGAGGAACGGTTAGTCAGCACTTGCCTTTTCCTTGTGTTCTGTACCCATGTACATGTAAGTGAGCGGGTGTGGTCAGATTAAGAGGAAAATTTCGTTTAGAAAACGGCTTTATGTCTCTTTCTTACCTGCCCTCTGTTCCTTAACCcacgccctctctctctctctattgttcccacaaaagtgtattttaaagaaaccGTAATTTAACTTgtctttcttcaattttttgtACCTATTACCTGTCAATAATTTAATTTACTTCTTATGTGTTGAAATGTTAAATAACTACAGTGTACAATAATTGTCAGACCAATCACACTCAAGTCATATgtcagtgaatgtgtgtatgagagagagagattgtgaaAGTAATATACAGGCTGTGTCGTTACtttgttctctttgtttacATGGTGGGGGTAGGGGGGATGTACTGGAGGAGGGGAGCTGTTAGGGAGACAAAAGTCAGTAACGTTGAGCGGCAAGTTGTTCTTGTTTGGACAAAGCCCAGCAACATCCACACAGCCCCGCTCTGCATTCACGGTTCTGTGGACAAGCTGTGTGGCGCGATGGAGCAACAAGATTGTGCCGTTATGACGACGAGCAGCTCAATTTAGAGTTATCACCAGTTATCAGCAATAAGTGGCGATGCGCGGCAGGTGTGAGGCTTGCTGCCCCTCTAAATGATCGGCAGATGTTTCACATTGAACCTTTCCctacctcccaccccaccccatcctccAAACTCCCCCTACATTTAAACTACGGTAAACCTCTGGTGatgcatcatcgtcatcgtcatcgtcgtcattgcTGTGACCGGACTGCGCGTTGCGCACCACTATAACTGTTGTAATGTTGGTTTTCTTGCCTTCTCAGCCGGTTATCTCGCCATCGCTATTGGCTGTCTGCTGATtaatggaaacagaaaaaacttgtttttactGTATTAAAGTATAAAATGACTGTTAATACAGAGTTTTAATATTGCTGGCTTCCTTTTCAATTTACTGACCTCTTCTATTGCGTGTAAACCTAAACAGCGATGTGACTGCAGAGAGACGTTTATTTGAAGGCATTAATGCATTAGAAAAGAAGGGGTATTACGGGTAATATTGTAAAACAGCAATTACCAATAGAGTAATGTTGCAGGATACGTGCACTGTGCTGTGGAGAGGTCAAGGTACGGCTCGTAATACCAACAGCAAGACATTGCAGGTAACACAATGGCTAAACAGCCAGAAAAACCAGAGGTATTGCTTATTATACCAATGTCGAAGCAGTTCGGGTGGTACCAACAGCAAGGAATTGTTTGTCATGGTATTGCTGGTAACACCAATGGCAAGACATGGTTGGTAAGATTCATGGCAAGATATTTCGACTAAAGAGACTTTTGGTTGGTAAAACCAGTAGCCAACTGTTGCAGGTACTCACAATGGATGGAGAAGAAACCCGCGCCTTGATGGATTCCGAACCGGAAACAGAATTAGAAGAAATGGATCCACACGGGAATTTCAAAAGGTTATCttctgtaagtaaaaaaaaaaaaatgattgtgtgtgtgaaagaattGTTTGTGAAGCACACCCAGCAAACGAGTATCCGATTTGTAGGGAAAGTACAGacggcagaaaaaaagaaagatgggcTCAGCGAAATATCATCAAATGTTCGATGATGATTAACTTTCAAGAAGCGTCAGGGTTTATCTCCGGTAGAGAGTCGACCAGACTCCACATCAACACGTCGATTGCATTAAACCTATACTAACATGCTCGCTCCTGGAGGCCAAACTCTACAGTTCTAAAGACAGACGGACGTGTGTGCTTTGCACAGAGACGAAATGtgtattatgttttgtttttcttttcttttccagcGGCCTAGGCGCAAGGGTCGTGTCACCTGTCTGAGATGTCCGACTCCTTCAGGACGCCTCCTGCCATCTCTGCTCATCATCTCGCTGGTGCTCAACCTCATCTTTGTTGCCGTCCTCCTCATCTACGACTTGCACAAACCGTCCCGCGTAGAAGTAAGTTTCTACCAAAACCTAAGCTCGTACTTCGTTTCATTGTTATCTCGCCGTTATCTTCGTCGTTGCAAAACGAttccccaccacccacccagtGTTATCCCCTAGTTATGGATCCTCTAGGAATATGTCTGCGGTATACCACACAATGTCTGTTAGTGGGAAGTGGATAGAAATGGAGATCAATAGAAATTGTACTGGGAAAGGGAAAGTATTGTGCTTTTCAGCATCAGTTACATCCAGTGTTGCAGTATCACCACATCCAGTGTTGCAATATCACTACATCCAGTGTTGCAATATCACTACATCCAGTGTTGCAGTATCACCATATCCAGTGTTGCAATATCATTACATCCAGTGTTGCAGTATCACCATATCCAGTGTTGCAATATCATTACATCCAGTGTTGCAGTATCACCATATCCAGTGTTGCAATATCACTACATCCAGCGTTGCAGTATCACTCGGAATATTACTGACCCTGTTGCAAGCTGGAAGTATATCCTCAAAGTCAACATAAAGTCAAATCACTGATCTTCAACAGATATCAATTTAACTGGCCGCTGTGTTCGCTGAACATGAACTGGAATCTgggctaaattttaaaaaactaagaAACTCTTTTTGTAAAGTGAGAAGATTTTAACCTTAAACTGGTTAAGCCAACTAAGTTATTACTGTCCGTTGTTAACTGGCTGGTTTAGGGCGTAGGGTGGGGGCAACATGTGTCTTTTGTCTAGAGCACAAAATAAGCCAGAACGGATTTTAGATAGTGAGATACATTATTGCAAAGGACAGGTGgggggtgatttttttttcaatcagtgGCATCCATGCTGAGATGGAAGGGAGCTAGTTCTGCGGGGACTTTTACTCAGTTGTCTTTTTCGTGTCCTTCCCACAATCAACTATCTGCAGGCTTTTTCCACAAAAGGTATCAGTGTGCTTTTGGGGAAGCGCCGAAGATTGTCAGCGGTTAGTACATGACAGTCCAACAAGATTGCCGGCTCGCGGCTCGCCCAGGTGTGTGAGTAGAAAACTCACCCCTTCCCtactctacacacacacctcctcaGCCCACCCTGCATAAAGGATACCTGTTtgagaggtaaaataaaagGGCCGCGGAAGGAGACAGCTGGACTTTTACGTGCTATACCCTAAACACAGTGGACCACTTGCAGTTTTTCTACTTGGCTGTGggactatttctctctctctctctttgataatttactgtatcataAGTAAAACCTGTAGCTCAATCTTGTGGGTTTATTTTTCcagttcacacacactcactcacatggACGCAAGGACCGGTCGATAGAAAGTAGCTCATGCTCtgacattgcttttttttttttcgttcttaaAGATTTCACCCCCGTCAGGAGGTCCCCACCACAACAAACTCTCGGCGACGCTTCCAACCAACGATCAGCTTCTCACTCACAGGGCGTCTACTCCATCATGGATAGGCAGCGATGCTGCCCAGTCGAGGTTCCGGACGAACTTTACAAGCACAACCTCACCTGTCGTCTGCGGTTCGGGGCCCAACCACATGCAGCCTCCTAGAGACAATaactattttaacattttccaaGATCTGTCGTCAGCCGAAATCTCTGCCGTCTCCGAGTACCTTTTGAGAAACCCTTCCCTGAACATCAACCATAAATACAACGATTGGAACAAGATTTTCGGAATCGAACTGTATGTACCCGAAAAGAACTCAGCAGTGGGTTTTCTCGATAACCGAGAAGCACCTCCAGTTCGAGAGGCGCTTGTGACGATCGAGTTTTACCGAGAGACACCCCGGGTGGTGAAGGAGTTCGTCGTGGGACCCCTTCCTCGCCCGAGTTACCACCGCCCCAACCCGCGCATGCAGAAACACGTGCCCCTCGACATGCTCATGCACATCAAAGTGCAAGAGGTTTACCAGTACGCGCGCGGCCAGATGACTGACAGGTGCACCAAGTGCTGCGGGAAAGCTTTGGGGTGTCCGTTGATGACTGCGACAAGGACAACGCTGGCCTTTGTCTGATTTTCCTCACCCAGAAAGTCAGCTTTGCATTTGGTAAGTCGCCATTACGCCACACTTTCGAACTGACCGTTAGACGTACCTATCGTGTCACATGTTGCAAAATTAAATCAGTGGGAAAATAGACTATTACATTACAGTACTAATTGGTATTTCTCGTCGTCGTTCTTTGGTTTTGGCCATTCAAAAAGTTTGAGTTATTATACAAGAATTCCTACTTCTTTTGTCTGGCTTCACAAAGCGAACAGGACGACCTTTACCATGAGCACCTGTTACAGTGTGGAATTTCCCACCATCCACCCCGTGCCCTTCCAGCTGCTTGTTTCAGAAGTAGCACCGGACAAATTCAGCATCCAGGCTGTCTACTATGGCGGCGCGACCTTCGATTCCCTGCAGGAGCTGGTGATGAAGTACACCCAGGGTGTCATCCGGAAGATTCGCAGGACACCCCCATCCGTTGATCCCACACACGGCTCCATCCCAGGCTCTATGAACCTCCGAGGAGACACATTCCCAAATGTTCCACATGCTCCTCCCAAGCAATATGAACCTCAAGGCCCACGCTACAGTGTAGAGAACCAGCATGTCAGGCGAGTTGACTGTACCCACAGTAGATGGATTGTATCTGCATggatatataaaaattatatatatatacaagttcgtggtatctgtgtacaaacatgtcCCTTCCGCTTCACAGAGTCGTCTGCGTTGGGGTCTGTTTCAGCAACAGACATTGAGACAAGGCTGACAACAAAGAGAAATGAGGGTATGAGGTACCCCAAACACAGACAACTACTGACGTTCATGGCCTCTGCCCACAAAACTATGGACTCTTCCAGTTATTCAAGTTAAGATTTGTATTTATCATTAAGGGTACCAAAACATTTAACAACAAATTTCACATTAGACTAGATGGAAATGATTGTTGATGGAATGAATCGTTCGTTTCTCAGGTACCTGCAGTGGTCCTTCAACGTCCGCATGTCAGTCGCCTCCGGGCCTCAGGTGTGGGATGTGCGGTGGGGCGAGGAGCGGGTGGTGTACGAGTTGAGCCTACAGGAGGTGGCCGTGCTGTACGCCGGCGCTAACCCAGCTGCTTCTTTGCTGAAGTTGTCGGACAGCGCCTTCGGGTTGGGGGACGCCACCCGAGGGCTGGTACCCGGGGTAGATTGTCCAGAGCACGCTACCTTCCTACACGTCAACGTCTTCAACAGAAAGGCTCAAGCCTCACCATACACCTCAGAGCTTCGCAACGCCATATGCATCTTTGAGCACACACAGGTGTGCCACTTCGACGACACAGGTCAGTTATTTTCGATAACAGCTTACCtgcatctttttttccccagaaagaGCATGAGTGAACTAGGGGAGGTCTGACAAAAAGCGAACGCATAAAAATAGTAGAAATACGTTTTACGCCCTAACATCGAGGTCTGTGTAGCTTTCTTCCATCACACTCCATTAGGTTCAACAATGCCGTGAAACACCATTgtgagtgcgtgcatgcatatgtgAGTGCGcactcatgcatgtgtgtgggcGTTGTCTCTTACTTCTCAGCCCCTTCGTCCATCCTGCGGCAATCTCCGTCGAAATTTATTCGTTTATTCTACGACTTCCATGTGTCTAGGACTGGAGACGCAGCTGGCAAGGCCTACTACGGAGGTCTCGTGGACCACGCATTGGTAATGAGAACTATCATCGTCGAGTTCAATTACGACTACATCTTCGACTTCGTCTTCCACGCCAGCGGAGCGTTGGAAACGAGGACGTATGCCACGGGCTACATCATGTCCGAATGGTTCCACTATGGTGAGGATCCTTTCGGTTTCCGTGTCCACGACGACATCGTCGGTCTTCTGCACCACCACCTCTTTCACATCAAGCTGGACATGGACGTGGGCGGCGCCAGCAACAGGTACGAGACTTTAGATCTGACAGTAGACGAGAGACAGTGGCCCTGGTTGACAGGACTGCTGCCCACTTCAAACAGTTCATCATCGTCGGCAGCATCGCTTCAACAAATCTCCTTCCGCCACAATATCCGGAGAACGGAACGAGAAGCGGTGAAGCACAGAGACGTCGACAAGCCAATGTACCACATCTTCTACAACGatcagaacaaaaataaatttgggaACCCACGTGCGTATCGTCTCGACGTTCGTGGGTATTCTGGGCAGATTCTTCCCGACGACCATCTGGCCTTGCGCAGCCGGAAATGGGCGAACTACCCAATGGGAGTGACgaagaggaaggaggaggaggatcgaAGCAGCTCCATCTACTCGATGTTTGACGCCAACGACCCTGTGCGTGACTTCGAGAGCTACATCTTGGACAACGATGACATCGTCGACCAGGTAAAGTTTGGTGAGCGTTACaggcagacgacaacaatataTAGAATAGTAGGCCAGAAAAATAGacaatgagtgagagagagagagataatgtaGCGTGAGAGAAAAGGTACTGGGGATGCTCGACTATTGTGGTCTCTCTGAAGAGTCTTACACCAGGaaaaaggagaggaaagaaataGAGATAAGAACGAGATAATTAGGAGAACACTGCACGTGCAGGTGGGACGAGAATGGTCCATTTGTTTTTACCGTCAAAGAAAAATTTGCGGCTTATTTTTTCAGGATCTGGTGGCATGGGTGACGCTGGGTTTTTACCACATTCCACACACCGAGGATGTCCCCAACACACCCACTGTAGGGACGGAGACCTCCGTTCTGCTGCTTCCCTTCAACTACTTTCCCGAGGACCCTTCCATGGGCTCGCGAGACGCCGTGCGTGCAGAGTGGAATCAGGGTCGTACGTCCTTCTCGACATACGGAACTCTCCGTAACGTCACGTGCATGCCTCGCACCTTTCCCTGGTTCCAGGGAGGCAGTTTTTGATTTTGAGGGTTCAGACTGCCATCTTTACTACGGCTGCACCGAGAAACACACGTGTAAGCAGAAAATAGAAGCTAAATATTTCACGGGATTGCCTTGAAGTTTCTGTAGTAAATTCAGACAATGTGTGGCCTCCGATATCTTTAGTCTCCGAGACGTAAGCACGAAACCAGCATGTGCCGCAACACGGATGTTGAAAGGTGGATAGCCTTTAACCCCCACCTTTCTCCACCATCTTCGCTAGGTCAAGACTGCGCATTAATGGTGTGCACATACgcaaaataatttctctaaTATAAgccaaagtttaaaaaacaaattttgccCTAAACAGAAATCTAAGAAGAGTTTGctttaaacagaaatttttaGAAACCGCTGACTGGAAATCAATGGTGTGAAGAGGTACAATTTGATAAAAGTGAACAGAATTCACCACTTTGAGGCTTGGAGTGATCACATCAAACACTTCTAGTGTAGACTAGTCTGATTACATCACAGGCACCCACACCGAAAAGGCAGGCCCGTGAAGGTTGTTTCATCTTATAGATTCGTATTATTAACCATAGTGTCATGCATCAACATTATTGATTGCATTGACCTACATCAACCACAAGTCTATATGAATGTCAGACACATGCAACAATTGCACATGACACAAGTCACATGAACACGATAATCATACACAGcaactgttacagaaacattCAATAAATGCTTTTGATGTCTCCAGCATAACATCATTCAGGTTCAGAATATTTcaaatagatttaaaaaaaaaaaaaaattgtgaccaAGTTTCAGTGACCTGATGGCAAAAGTTTACCAATACTGCTGCTACTAATAATACAATGATTGATAGTCCTAATAAGGCTTGCAATGAATTGACAATCGAAACAAACTTcctttcaacttcatatatgcaCTAATTTGGTCATAAGTCACACAGACCAGAAAACTATggaagggaaaaataaaagattggtGTATTTAGCTGGTGCTATTAGTTTATATCagaataaaatgcttttattttgtggaaTCCTGACTTAAAATACAACGGACTGATCTCACTCTCCATAGCCTATCAAGtcagaaatagttttaatgAATATTGCCAAATTGGTACTTTTCTAGACCTAGATTTTCAAGTTTTTACCctcttgtgttgtttttttatttgctgagaAATGCACAGTTATGGTTGATTAATGATATTTTggggtgttgtttttttttttttttaaaaaacaaccatTTAAATCTGGGGAGGTGAGATACAAAAGATCACCCTGCTCTGCAGCAGCTCACCACAGCCTTGTGTCTTGGGTACAGACTCTGCTATGTACATGTACCATCAAAACAGAGTCTGGTAGCTACCACCAAAACAGAACTTCCAAGTATTATACAAAACTGCAACAAACATAGACTGAaatcaaaagtgaaaaatattttgtatggaAATGTACGTATATCATTAAATTAAGTCTGCTAAACTAATCTATTAAGATGCTTAGTTGTACACATTTAACCGTAACTTCAAAAATGCAAGACATTTCTTGGgcattaaagaaacaaaacaaaacaaaatggagcTACCGCTGAATAGCATATTCTGAACAAGATGCCTGCGTCTTAAAACTAGTGAAATATATATTGCACAGACATAAGATCATGATTTAAATAACTGTTCTGAACCAGCATCTAAATTTTTGTCTAAATATTGCTGAATATAATAAaagtaaggaaagaaagaaatgtctcTTAACTTCTGTATAAAATCCCTGCTATTTTTAGGGTATGAGTTCCAGccaggagggaaaaaagggcatgtaattcacaacaaaatatcTGCGAGCAAATCATTACTCTCTCTTGGCCACACACTAAAAAGGAATGAAGAACTGACCAAAATgtcctattttttaaaacatcaaaactaaataaatgtacagaaaaaaatccaccacaGCCTGATGAGACCAAACCACAATTGTCAACAATCATACACATAAATCTTAATCAAGAAATGGAAGCACAAGCTGGAATAATAGTGTGCAAAAGTAtatcagaaacaaataaaatagtctgtacatatttgtaattaaaatgcaaGATCTAATGGCTCAATGTTTAGACTCTCACATTCTATTACCCCCAAAAtagctgaattaaaaaaaaaccatgaacaATGCAAATCTATCCAGTATATGGCTTTCTCAATGTACAGAAAATGTATTATAGATCATGGGTATAAAACACCTGACTTGGGTACACAAGGAACAACCGAAAGATGACAATGCTATTATTTCAGTGATGATGACTGACCATGACAAGGCAATAACAAAAGGCACTGTTCATGTGTGTTCCTCTTTCTTAATGAACTAG is part of the Pomacea canaliculata isolate SZHN2017 linkage group LG13, ASM307304v1, whole genome shotgun sequence genome and harbors:
- the LOC112553597 gene encoding putative amine oxidase [copper-containing]; its protein translation is MLQDTCTVLWRGQGTARNTNSKTLQVLTMDGEETRALMDSEPETELEEMDPHGNFKRLSSRPRRKGRVTCLRCPTPSGRLLPSLLIISLVLNLIFVAVLLIYDLHKPSRVEISPPSGGPHHNKLSATLPTNDQLLTHRASTPSWIGSDAAQSRFRTNFTSTTSPVVCGSGPNHMQPPRDNNYFNIFQDLSSAEISAVSEYLLRNPSLNINHKYNDWNKIFGIELYVPEKNSAVGFLDNREAPPVREALVTIEFYRETPRVVKEFVVGPLPRPSYHRPNPRMQKHVPLDMLMHIKVQEVYQYARGQMTDRCTKCCGKALGCPLMTATRTTLAFWENRLLHYSTNWYFSSSFFGFGHSKSLSYYTRIPTSFVWLHKANRTTFTMSTCYSVEFPTIHPVPFQLLVSEVAPDKFSIQAVYYGGATFDSLQELVMKYTQGVIRKIRRTPPSVDPTHGSIPGSMNLRGDTFPNVPHAPPKQYEPQGPRYSVENQHVRYLQWSFNVRMSVASGPQVWDVRWGEERVVYELSLQEVAVLYAGANPAASLLKLSDSAFGLGDATRGLVPGVDCPEHATFLHVNVFNRKAQASPYTSELRNAICIFEHTQVCHFDDTAPSSILRQSPSKFIRLFYDFHVSRTGDAAGKAYYGGLVDHALVMRTIIVEFNYDYIFDFVFHASGALETRTYATGYIMSEWFHYGEDPFGFRVHDDIVGLLHHHLFHIKLDMDVGGASNRYETLDLTVDERQWPWLTGLLPTSNSSSSSAASLQQISFRHNIRRTEREAVKHRDVDKPMYHIFYNDQNKNKFGNPRAYRLDVRGYSGQILPDDHLALRSRKWANYPMGVTKRKEEEDRSSSIYSMFDANDPVRDFESYILDNDDIVDQDLVAWVTLGFYHIPHTEDVPNTPTVGTETSVLLLPFNYFPEDPSMGSRDAVRAEWNQGRTSFSTYGTLRNVTCMPRTFPWFQGGSF